In Larimichthys crocea isolate SSNF chromosome IV, L_crocea_2.0, whole genome shotgun sequence, a genomic segment contains:
- the lpar1 gene encoding lysophosphatidic acid receptor 1 encodes MDEEQCYYNETIAFFYNRSGKYLATDWNTVSRLVMGLGITVCIFIMLANLLVMIAIYVNRRFHFPIYYLMANLAAADFFAGLAYFYLMFNTGPNTRRLTVSTWLLRQGLIDTSLTASVANLLAIAIERHITVFRMQLHTRMSNRRVVVVIVIIWTMSIVMGAIPSVGWNCICSIKSCSNMAPLYSNSYLIFWAVFNLVTFVVMVTLYAHIFVYVRQRTMRMSRHSSGPRRNRDTMMSLLKTVVIVLGAFIICWTPGLVILLLDVFCANCNVLTYEKFFLLLAEFNSAMNPIIYSYRDKEMSATFRQILCCQRQENVNGTTAEGSDRSASSINHTVLSGGMHHHHHNNEHSVV; translated from the exons ATGGATGAGGAACAGTGCTACTACAATGAGACCATCGCCTTCTTCTACAACCGCAGTGGCAAGTACCTTGCTACTGACTGGAACACCGTCAGCAGGCTGGTGATGGGCCTGGGCATCACCGTGTGCATCTTCATCATGCTCGCCAACCTTCTGGTGATGATCGCCATCTACGTCAACAGGAGATTCCACTTCCCCATCTATTACCTGATGGCTAACCTGGCAGCTGCTGACTTCTTTGCTGGACTGGCCTACTTCTACTTGATGTTCAACACGGGACCAAACACGAGGCGTCTGACTGTTTCAACTTGGCTGCTGCGCCAAGGCTTGATTGATACCAGCCTGACGGCGTCTGTGGCCAACTTGCTCGCCATCGCCATCGAGCGCCACATCACCGTGTTTCGCATGCAGCTACACACGCGTATGAGTAACCGacgtgtggtggtggtgattgTCATAATCTGGACCATGTCTATAGTGATGGGGGCCATCCCCAGTGTGGGCTGGAACTGTATCTGTAGTATTAAATCTTGCTCCAACATGGCGCCACTTTACAGCAACTCCTATCTTATCTTCTGGGCAGTGTTTAACCTTGTGacttttgttgtcatggtgacactATATGCCCACATCTTTGTCTATGTACGCCAGAGGACCATGAGGATGTCACGGCACAGCTCTGGACCACGACGCAACCGAGATACCATGATGTCCTTGCTGAAAACCGTGGTGATCGTGTTGG GTGCGTTTATCATCTGCTGGACGCCCGGCCTGGTCATCCTCCTTCTCGACGTCTTCTGTGCCAACTGCAACGTCCTCACCTATGAAAAGTTCTTCTTGCTTCTCGCCGAGTTCAACTCGGCCATGAACCCCATCATCTACTCCTACCGCGACAAGGAGATGAGCGCCACCTTCAGGCAGATCCTGTGCTGTCAGCGGCAGGAGAACGTCAACGGGACGACGGCGGAGGGATCTGACCGATCAGCGTCGTCAATCAACCACACGGTGCTGAGTGGCGGTAtgcaccatcaccatcacaacAACGAACACTCAGTGGTATAA